From Triticum urartu cultivar G1812 chromosome 2, Tu2.1, whole genome shotgun sequence, a single genomic window includes:
- the LOC125535221 gene encoding zinc finger CCCH domain-containing protein 24 produces MEDTTTPPPPPPPPQQQQPDQQAPELAGEKRKREEESPAAASGENPSMEATTQPPPPEQQGQETEPAGEKRKREEESPEAAPGDAAPASAAAAPATTGEGERHPMSKTSLCSFFRRRGGGPDGCNHGEACRYAHTEEELRPRPDGTWDPTSDRAKKLRRVSEEEGEGATGEERRGRWGQEEVTFDESSLDKCLVGLSRHWLADRLKSFLDEQGISYAVAKKKKGMTVGFVTFETVEQLRNAVEVLKENRSGGKQIKIADANRRSHQKLHSEGPVSNNGAATENSSDAAAPADGTSGPEAAGASKRTVRDAVTPLAHMTYSDQLEHKKSSVAQLLKKLTRNAKKACPADVTLPDWISNAKQIGGLSCKLEGILESPVIDGYRNKCEFSVGHSLAGKKTVGFMLGNFREGVTAVEEPVDCPNVSAMSCKYAMIFQDFLQLSCLPAWNRVDNSGFWRQFTVREGRSPAQAVVAQDTQTQISEVMIIIQVCSTGVDEVLMKDEFAKLSKTLVQGAATCSPPLPLTTIVVQDHTGISNVAPADCPLIPLLVPEVDQSEEGAVDKTRIHDHISNLRFSLSPTAFFQVNTLAAERLYTLAGDWANLNSDTLLFDVCCGTGTIGLTLAHRVGMVVGIEMNESAVVDAQRNALINGIKNCRFVCGKAEDVMGSLLTEYLGSPQQHIAASESNSEVNGTGKKEDIVGDAENNGKSTESLTEKNESGEINEDLDDGISKELEGGHEQCNEAVCNQNSEEASPLVNEESIDAKAADCSEHTKTREEGSSISKNDVLAATACQFKNFVAIVDPPRAGLHPTVIKVLRTHPRIRRLVYISCNPDTLVANAIELCTPSTEHREKNKGHRGWRNMSSAGLARQRTKSMPSSEPFVPKRAMAVDLFPHTSHCEMVMLFER; encoded by the exons ATGGAGGACaccaccacgccgccgccgccgccgccgccgccacagcAGCAACAGCCGGACCAGCAGGCGCCCGAGCTCGCCGGGGAGAAGCGCAAGAGGGAGGAGGAGTCTCCGGCGGCAGCCTCCGGGGAGAATCCATCCATGGAGGCCACcacgcagccgccgccgccggagcagcAGGGTCAGGAGACCGAGCCCGCCGGAGAGAAGCGCAAGAGGGAGGAGGAGTCGCCGGAGGCAGCCCCCGGAGACGCCGCACCAGCATCAGCAGCAGCAGCCCCCGCCACCACCGGCGAGGGCGAGCGGCACCCGATGTCGAAGACGAGCCTGTGCTCCTTCTTCCGGCGGCGGGGGGGCGGCCCGGACGGGTGCAACCACGGGGAGGCGTGCCGGTACGCGCACacggaggaggagctgcggccgCGGCCCGACGGCACGTGGGACCCCACCTCCGACCGGGCCAAGAAGCTGCGCAGGGTCTccgaggaggagggggagggggcgaccggggaggagaggaggggccGGTGGGGGCAGGAGGAGGTCACCTTCGACGAGAGCTCGCTCGACAAGTGCCTCGTCGGGCTCTCCCGGCACTGGCTCGCCGACAGGCTCAAGTCCTTCCTCGACGAGCAG GGAATCTCATATGCAGTagcaaagaagaagaaaggaatgaCCGTTGGTTTTGTGACATTTGAAACTGTTGAACAACTGAGAAATGCTGTGGAG GTCCTTAAGGAGAATCGATCTGGTGGAAAGCAAATAAAGATAGCAGATGCCAATCGCAGGTCTCATCAGAAGTTGCATTCAGAAGGACCAGTATCTAATAATGGGGCAGCAACAGAAAACAGTAGTGACGCTGCTGCTCCTGCTGATGGAACATCCGGACCTGAAGCAGCAGGAGCAAGTAAAAGAACTGTGCGTGACGCAGTTACGCCCCTTGCGCATATGACATACAGTGATCAGCTAGAGCACAAAAAAAGTTCAGTGGCACAGTTACTTAAGAAACTT ACTCGGAATGCTAAGAAAGCTTGCCCAGCTGACGTTACATTACCAGATTGGATTTCCAACGCAAAGCAAATTG GTGGTCTTTCTTGCAAGCTTGAAGGCATTCTGGAGTCCCCAGTGATTGATGGGTATCGTAATAAGTGTGAGTTCTCTGTGGGACATTCCTTGGCGGGTAAAAAGACAGTAGGGTTTATGCTTGGGAATTTCAG GGAAGGTGTGACTGCTGTTGAGGAACCTGTGGACTGCCCAAATGTTTCAGCAATGTCCTGTAAATATGCTATGATATTCCAAGATTTTCTGCAGTTATCATGCTTACCTGCGTGGAACAGAGTTGATAATTCTGGGTTTTGGCGCCAATTCACA GTTCGAGAGGGAAGAAGTCCAGCTCAAGCTGTTGTTGCACAAGATACACAAACACAAATATCAGAAGTCATGATTATTATCCAG GTATGCTCCACAGGTGTTGATGAGGTACTGATGAAAGATGAGTTTGCCAAATTGTCCAAGACACTGGTGCAGGGGGCTGCAACATGCTCACCTCCATTGCCTCTAACAACTATAGTAGTTCAA GATCACACAGGAATATCAAATGTAGCACCAGCTGACTGTCCACTGATCCCACTATTGGTGCCAGAAGTGGACCAATCAGAAGAGGGAGCAGTGGATAAAACAAGAATCCATGACCACATCAGCAATCTTCGGTTCTCTCTGTCACCAACAGCATTTTTTCAG GTTAATACTCTTGCTGCAGAAAGATTGTACACCCTTGCTGGTGATTGGGCCAATCTCAATTCGGACACATTACTTTTTGACGTATGCTGTGGGACTGGAACAATTGGCCTGACATTAGCTCACCGTGTTGGAATG GTTGTTGGAATTGAAATGAATGAATCAGCGGTTGTGGATGCTCAGAGAAATGCTCTTATTAACGGTATAAAAAATTGCCGTTTTGTCTGCGGGAAG GCTGAAGATGTGATGGGGTCTCTTCTCACAGAGTATCTTGGTTCGCCACAGCAGCACATTGCAGCTTCTGAAAGTAATTCAGAAGTTAATGGTACAGGAAAAAAAGAGGATATAGTTGGTGATGCAGAGAATAATGGTAAAAGTACGGAGAGCTTAACAGAGAAAAATGAGAGTGGTGAGATAAATGAGGACTTGGATGATGGGATTAGCAAAGAGTTGGAAGGTGGACATGAGCAATGCAATGAGGCTGTTTGTAACCAAAATAGTGAGGAAGCATCACCATTGGTCAATGAGGAGTCCATTGATGCAAAAGCAGCTGACTGTTCAGAGCACACCAAAACCCGCGAGGAAGGTTCTTCGATTTCTAAAAATGACGTGCTTGCAGCTACTGCATGCCAGTTCAAGAACTTTGTTGCTATTGTAGATCCTCCACGTGCTGGGCTTCACCCTACT GTGATCAAGGTATTGAGGACTCATCCACGCATCCGTCGTCTAGT GTACATTTCCTGCAATCCAGACACTCTAGTTGCCAACGCAATCGAGCTGTGCACCCCATCAACCGAGCATAGGGAAAAGAACAAGGGCCACCGTGGATGGCGAAACATGAGCAGCGCCGGGCTCGCGAGGCAGAGGACCAAGTCGATGCCCAGCTCGGAGCCCTTCGTCCCCAAGAGGGCCATGGCCGTCGATCTGTTTCCCCACACCTCGCACTGCGAGATGGTCATGCTCTTCGAGAGGTGA